In one window of Brassica rapa cultivar Chiifu-401-42 chromosome A07, CAAS_Brap_v3.01, whole genome shotgun sequence DNA:
- the LOC103831212 gene encoding uncharacterized protein LOC103831212, with protein MEMKNKPNNGNEDGPKHSQVVKIKKEFEKISQPSLQQPEMRRVLAETKRRQRSRSPLGLGERSIPVGN; from the coding sequence ATGGAAATGAAGAACAAGCCAAATAATGGAAACGAAGATGGTCCGAAACATAGCCAAGTGGTGAAGATAAAGAAAGAATTCGAAAAGATAAGTCAGCCATCGCTGCAGCAACCGGAGATGAGAAGGGTCCTCGCGGAAACCAAGAGGCGTCAACGTTCACGTTCACCTCTCGGCTTAGGAGAGAGATCTATTCCCGTTGGGAATTAA
- the LOC103831213 gene encoding conserved oligomeric Golgi complex subunit 5 has translation MMALPPHSPSSSPSLQRLSTFKNPPPSGPSPPSSSSSPLDSFANDPILAPFLSPSFSSSSFSSAALASGSPASTAERLHQAIRLLDSQLRSDVVSRHPELLSQLSSLSHAEISLSSLRSSVSSLQSSIRRIRSDLSDPVRSIRSKSTQLSNLHSATELLSHSVRALRLSKKLRDLTDGSDPEKIDLTKAAQLHFEILTMCREYDLFGIDVIDEEIKFVNEIGEKLRSEAMKVLERGVEGLNQAEVGTGLQVFYNLGELKLTVDQLVNKYKGMAVKSVGVAMDMKAISSGPGGGGYGPGGIRSSGAPHIGGGGKVREALWQRMGSCMDQLYALVKAVWHLQRVLSKKRDPFTHVLLLDEVIKEGDSMLTDRVWDALVKAFTSQMKSAFTASSFVKEIFTMGYPKLVSMIENLLERIARDTDVKGVLPAVNSERKEQMVSCIAIFQTAFLSLCFGRLSDLVNSIFPMSSRGSLPSKEQISQVLSHIQDEIEAVHPDGRLTLLVLREIGKALSNLAQRAECQISTGPETRQITGPATSTQIRNFTLCQHLQGIHTHISSMVADLPSIAADVLSPHLGAIYAAACEPVTPLFKAMRDQLESCILQIHDQNFGVDDAALDNNTSPYMEELQRSILHFRREFLSRLLPSAASANTPGTESICTRLARQMASRVLIFYIRHASLVRPLSEWGKLRMARDMAELELAVGQNLFPVEQLGAPYRALRAFRPLIFLETSEMGSSPLIQDLPPSIVLHHLYTRGPDDLESPMQKNRLSPKQYSLWLDNQKEDQIWKGVKATLDDYAGKIRSRGDKEFSPVYPLMLQIGSSLTEGNV, from the exons atgatggCACTTCCTCCTCATTCCCCATCATCGTCACCATCTCTTCAACGTCTCTCCACCTTCAAAAACCCACCTCCTTCCGGACCCTCACCAccgtcttcttcatcttcaccgCTAGACTCCTTCGCCAACGACCCAATCCTCGCCCCATTCCTCTCCCcatccttctcctcctcctccttctcctccgCCGCACTCGCCTCCGGCTCCCCCGCCTCCACCGCCGAGCGTCTCCACCAAGCCATCCGCCTCCTCGACTCCCAGCTCCGCAGCGACGTCGTCTCCCGCCACCCCGAGCTCCTCTCCCAGCTCTCCTCCCTCTCCCACGCCGAGATCTCCCTCTCCTCCCTCCGCTCCTCCGTCTCCTCCCTCCAATCCTCCATCCGCCGCATCCGATCCGATCTCTCCGACCCCGTGCGATCAATCAGATCCAAATCTACTCAGCTCTCGAACCTCCACTCCGCCACCGAGCTCCTCTCTCACTCCGTCCGCGCCCTCCGCCTCTCCAAGAAGCTCCGCGATCTAACGGACGGATCCGATCCGGAGAAGATCGATCTCACGAAAGCCGCGCAGCTCCATTTCGAGATCTTGACGATGTGTAGAGAGTACGATCTCTTCGGGATCGACGTCATCGACGAGGAGATTAAGTTTGTTAACGAGATCGGGGAGAAGCTGAGATCTGAAGCCATGAAGGTGTTGGAGAGAGGCGTGGAAGGGCTGAATCAAGCCGAGGTTGGGACTGGGTTGCAGGTTTTCTATAACCTTGGGGAGCTTAAGCTTACGGTTGATCAATTGGTGAACAAGTACAAAGGCATGGCTGTGAAGAGTGTAGGCGTTGCGATGGACATGAAAGCGATTTCTTCTGGGCCTGGTGGCGGTGGTTATGGGCCGGGAGGGATTAGGTCTAGCGGAGCGCCGCACATTGGTGGTGGAGGTAAGGTTAGGGAGGCGCTGTGGCAGAGGATGGGGAGTTGTATGGATCAGTTGTATGCGCTTGTAAAGGCTGTGTGGCATTTGCAGCGTGTGCTGTCGAAGAAGAGAGATCCTTTTACGcatgttcttcttcttgatgaAGTCATCAAG GAAGGTGATTCTATGTTAACAGACAGAGTCTGGGATGCACTTGTGAAGGCGTTTACTAGCCAAATGAAGTCTGCATTCACAGCTTCGAGTTTCGTGAAAGAAATATTCACCATGGGATATCCAAAGCTAGTGTCTATGATAGAAAACCTCCTTGAAAGGATAGCTCGCGACACCGATGTGAAAGGAGTGTTACCTGCGGTTAACTCAGAGAGGAAAGAACAAATGGTTTCATGCATTGCGATATTCCAGACTGCTTTCTTATCACTATGCTTTGGAAGGTTGTCAGATCTTGTGAACTCTATATTCCCTATGTCGAGCCGTGGGAGTTTGCCTTCCAAAGAACAGATCTCACAGGTGTTATCACACATTCAAGATGAGATCGAAGCTGTTCATCCTGATGGTCGTTTGACTCTTCTGGTTTTGCGTGAGATAGGTAAGGCCCTTAGTAACCTTGCTCAACGAGCTGAGTGCCAG ATCTCTACAGGCCCTGAGACGCGTCAGATAACAGGTCCAGCAACTTCAACACAGATCAGGAACTTCACATTATGCCAGCATCTGCAAGGAATCCACACGCACATCTCATCCATGGTAGCTGACCTTCCCAGTATCGCCGCTGATGTACTGTCTCCTCATCTGGGTGCGATATACGCTGCGGCATGCGAGCCGGTGACACCTTTGTTTAAAGCGATGCGAGACCAGCTCGAGTCATGCATTCTTCAGATCCACGATCAAAACTTTGGTGTTGATGATGCTGCCTTGGACAACAACACTTCCCCATACATGGAGGAGTTGCAGAGATCGATTCTCCACTTCCGCAGAGAGTTCCTATCTAGACTGTTGCCTTCCGCAGCGAGCGCGAACACCCCAGGGACAGAATCGATCTGCACTAGACTCGCTAGACAGATGGCTTCGAGGGTTTTGATCTTCTACATCAGGCATGCTTCCCTGGTGCGACCACTATCAGAATGGGGAAAACTCAGGATGGCTAGAGACATGGCAGAGCTGGAACTCGCGGTGGGACAGAATCTGTTCCCTGTGGAGCAACTCGGTGCACCGTACAGAGCTCTCAGAGCATTTAGGCCGTTGATATTCCTGGAAACATCTGAAATGGGATCATCTCCTCTCATCCAGGATCTACCACCTAGCATCGTCCTGCATCATCTCTACACGAGAGGCCCAGACGACTTAGAGTCACCTATGCAGAAGAACAGACTGAGTCCTAAGCAGTACTCGCTGTGGCTTGATAACCAAAAAGAGGATCAGATCTGGAAGGGGGTTAAAGCGACTTTGGATGATTATGCAGGGAAGATCAGGTCGAGAGGGGACAAAGAGTTTAGTCCAGTTTATCCTCTAATGCTTCAGATTGGTTCTTCTTTGACAGAAGGAAACGTATAA
- the LOC103831214 gene encoding protein POLLEN DEFECTIVE IN GUIDANCE 1 isoform X2 → MFSLRLCSSSVYRKTMTVRSTGRKLSFEILSSLEDDSLPPIPRSSSDPISRNDSTESSSPKRRRHRKKKKHNNNNKVETIPENGDPQFTSVEDPSWASCDEGERSVFENRLNYFGGGGGGSTVVTQTIQHNGFSFGKLRQRNVNGSSIDSTNDERFSETMASEKENPPFEEVQNQFPRSETNGNVVVTRLDTESSLDWKQLMADDPDFLSAETRSPMKYFMGEIYGGVSLRSTTTSGNDVERERIYDMIFRLPWRCEVLLHTGFFVCVNSFLSLLTVMPIRVLLTFWGAFKKRRPSSSELSDLACFLVLASGTILLGRTDISLIYHMIRGQSTIKLYVVYNILEIFDRLCQSFCGDVFGALFSSAAGLAISPPEKLRFCTWRFVSDLALTMVASILHSFILLAQAITLSTCIVAHNNALLALLVSNNFAEIKSSVFKRFSKDNIHGLVYADAIERFHISAFLVSVLAQNILEAEGPWLGNFIYNATMVFFCEMMIDIIKHSFLAKFNGIRPIAYSEFLQALCEQTLNIRPEDRKTNLTFVPIAPACVVIRVLTPVYAAHVPCSPLPWRVMWMVFLFVITCIMLTSLKVLIGMGLRKHATWYINRCRRRNSSHLHND, encoded by the exons ATGTTTTCGCTTCGTCTCTGTTCATCTTCCGTATACCGTAAGACAATGACGGTTAGGTCCACCGGGAGAAAACTCTCCTTCGAGATTCTCAGCTCCTTGGAGGACGATTCACTTCCGCCAATCCCCCGATCCAGCTCAGATCCGATCAGCCGAAACGACTCCACTGAATCATCATCGCCTAAGCGAAGGAGAcacaggaagaagaagaaacacaacaacaacaacaaagtcGAGACTATCCCTGAGAATGGCGATCCTCAATTTACATCCGTGGAGGATCCGAGCTGGGCTTCCTGCGACGAAGGTGAGAGATCGGTTTTCGAAAACCGATTGAATTACTTCGGCGGTGGCGGCGGTGGAAGTACAGTCGTGACGCAGACGATACAGCATAACGGGTTTAGTTTCGGGAAGCTGAGGCAGAGGAATGTTAACGGGAGTAGTATCGACTCGACTAACGATGAGAGATTCTCTGAGACCATGGCTTCTGAAAAGGAGAATCCACCGTTTGAAGAAGTGCAGAATCAGTTTCCGAGGAGTGAGACGAATGGGAATGTGGTGGTGACGAGGCTTGACACTGAGTCTTCTTTGGACTGGAAACAGCTTATGGCTGATGATCCTGATT TTCTTAGTGCTGAGACGAGGTCACCTATGAAGTACTTTATGGGGGAGATTTATGGTGGGGTCTCGTTACGGAGCACGACTACTTCTGGGAATGATGTTGAACGGGAGAGGATATATGATATGATCTTCCGCTTGCCTTGGCGATGCGAAGTG CTTCTACACACTGGCTTTTTTGTCTGCGTCAACTCATTTCTGTCGTTGTTGACTGTCATGCCAATAAGAGTCCTGTTGACATTCTGGGGTGCTTTTAAGAAGAG GAGGCCTTCCTCATCGGAGCTGTCTGATCTTGCTTGTTTTCTAGTTTTGGCTTCTGGTACCATTCTTCTTGGCAGAACAG ATATCAGCCTAATTTATCACATGATTCGTGGTCAAAGTACCATAAAACTATATGTGGTTTATAATATCTTAGAG ATATTTGATAGACTCTGTCAAAGCTTTTGTGGAGATGTATTTGGGGCTCTGTTTAGTTCCGCAGCGGGACTGGCTATTTCCCCTCCTGAGAAACTGAGATTTTGTACTTGGAGATTCGTTTCGGATCTGGCATTAACTATGGTTGCGTCGA TTCTCCATTCGTTCATTCTTTTAGCTCAGGCAATTACGTTGTCAACTTGTATTGTTGCTCACAACAATGCCTTGTTGGCCCTTCTGGTGTCAAATAACTTTGCTGAGATCAAGAGCAGTGTCTTCAAGCGTTTCAGCAAAGACAACATTCATGGTCTAGTATATGCAG ATGCAATAGAGAGATTCCACATATCGGCCTTCTTGGTGTCTGTTTTGGCTCAAAATATTCTCGAGGCTGAAGGTCCATGGCTTGGAAACTTTATCTAC AATGCTACTATGGTCTTCTTCTGTGAGATGATGATAGACATCATCAAGCATTCATTTCTTGCCAAGTTCAATGGCATCAGACCTATAGCGTACTCTGAGTTTCTTCAAGCTCTCTGCGAGCAG ACTTTGAACATCCGCCCAGAAGATAGAAAGACAAATCTCACATTCGTACCCATTGCACCGGCTTGTGTG GTGATCAGAGTACTGACTCCAGTATATGCAGCACACGTGCCTTGTAGTCCACTCCCATGGAGAGTGATGTGGATGGTCTTTTTATTTGTCATAACATGTATAATGCTGACAAGTCTCAAAGTTCTCATCGGCATGGGACTTAGGAAACATGCAACTTGGTACATTAACAGATGCAGAAGGCGAAACTCCTCCCATCTACACAACGATTAG
- the LOC103831214 gene encoding protein POLLEN DEFECTIVE IN GUIDANCE 1 isoform X1 produces the protein MFSLRLCSSSVYRKTMTVRSTGRKLSFEILSSLEDDSLPPIPRSSSDPISRNDSTESSSPKRRRHRKKKKHNNNNKVETIPENGDPQFTSVEDPSWASCDEGERSVFENRLNYFGGGGGGSTVVTQTIQHNGFSFGKLRQRNVNGSSIDSTNDERFSETMASEKENPPFEEVQNQFPRSETNGNVVVTRLDTESSLDWKQLMADDPDFLSAETRSPMKYFMGEIYGGVSLRSTTTSGNDVERERIYDMIFRLPWRCEVLLHTGFFVCVNSFLSLLTVMPIRVLLTFWGAFKKRQFRRPSSSELSDLACFLVLASGTILLGRTDISLIYHMIRGQSTIKLYVVYNILEIFDRLCQSFCGDVFGALFSSAAGLAISPPEKLRFCTWRFVSDLALTMVASILHSFILLAQAITLSTCIVAHNNALLALLVSNNFAEIKSSVFKRFSKDNIHGLVYADAIERFHISAFLVSVLAQNILEAEGPWLGNFIYNATMVFFCEMMIDIIKHSFLAKFNGIRPIAYSEFLQALCEQTLNIRPEDRKTNLTFVPIAPACVVIRVLTPVYAAHVPCSPLPWRVMWMVFLFVITCIMLTSLKVLIGMGLRKHATWYINRCRRRNSSHLHND, from the exons ATGTTTTCGCTTCGTCTCTGTTCATCTTCCGTATACCGTAAGACAATGACGGTTAGGTCCACCGGGAGAAAACTCTCCTTCGAGATTCTCAGCTCCTTGGAGGACGATTCACTTCCGCCAATCCCCCGATCCAGCTCAGATCCGATCAGCCGAAACGACTCCACTGAATCATCATCGCCTAAGCGAAGGAGAcacaggaagaagaagaaacacaacaacaacaacaaagtcGAGACTATCCCTGAGAATGGCGATCCTCAATTTACATCCGTGGAGGATCCGAGCTGGGCTTCCTGCGACGAAGGTGAGAGATCGGTTTTCGAAAACCGATTGAATTACTTCGGCGGTGGCGGCGGTGGAAGTACAGTCGTGACGCAGACGATACAGCATAACGGGTTTAGTTTCGGGAAGCTGAGGCAGAGGAATGTTAACGGGAGTAGTATCGACTCGACTAACGATGAGAGATTCTCTGAGACCATGGCTTCTGAAAAGGAGAATCCACCGTTTGAAGAAGTGCAGAATCAGTTTCCGAGGAGTGAGACGAATGGGAATGTGGTGGTGACGAGGCTTGACACTGAGTCTTCTTTGGACTGGAAACAGCTTATGGCTGATGATCCTGATT TTCTTAGTGCTGAGACGAGGTCACCTATGAAGTACTTTATGGGGGAGATTTATGGTGGGGTCTCGTTACGGAGCACGACTACTTCTGGGAATGATGTTGAACGGGAGAGGATATATGATATGATCTTCCGCTTGCCTTGGCGATGCGAAGTG CTTCTACACACTGGCTTTTTTGTCTGCGTCAACTCATTTCTGTCGTTGTTGACTGTCATGCCAATAAGAGTCCTGTTGACATTCTGGGGTGCTTTTAAGAAGAG GCAGTTCAGGAGGCCTTCCTCATCGGAGCTGTCTGATCTTGCTTGTTTTCTAGTTTTGGCTTCTGGTACCATTCTTCTTGGCAGAACAG ATATCAGCCTAATTTATCACATGATTCGTGGTCAAAGTACCATAAAACTATATGTGGTTTATAATATCTTAGAG ATATTTGATAGACTCTGTCAAAGCTTTTGTGGAGATGTATTTGGGGCTCTGTTTAGTTCCGCAGCGGGACTGGCTATTTCCCCTCCTGAGAAACTGAGATTTTGTACTTGGAGATTCGTTTCGGATCTGGCATTAACTATGGTTGCGTCGA TTCTCCATTCGTTCATTCTTTTAGCTCAGGCAATTACGTTGTCAACTTGTATTGTTGCTCACAACAATGCCTTGTTGGCCCTTCTGGTGTCAAATAACTTTGCTGAGATCAAGAGCAGTGTCTTCAAGCGTTTCAGCAAAGACAACATTCATGGTCTAGTATATGCAG ATGCAATAGAGAGATTCCACATATCGGCCTTCTTGGTGTCTGTTTTGGCTCAAAATATTCTCGAGGCTGAAGGTCCATGGCTTGGAAACTTTATCTAC AATGCTACTATGGTCTTCTTCTGTGAGATGATGATAGACATCATCAAGCATTCATTTCTTGCCAAGTTCAATGGCATCAGACCTATAGCGTACTCTGAGTTTCTTCAAGCTCTCTGCGAGCAG ACTTTGAACATCCGCCCAGAAGATAGAAAGACAAATCTCACATTCGTACCCATTGCACCGGCTTGTGTG GTGATCAGAGTACTGACTCCAGTATATGCAGCACACGTGCCTTGTAGTCCACTCCCATGGAGAGTGATGTGGATGGTCTTTTTATTTGTCATAACATGTATAATGCTGACAAGTCTCAAAGTTCTCATCGGCATGGGACTTAGGAAACATGCAACTTGGTACATTAACAGATGCAGAAGGCGAAACTCCTCCCATCTACACAACGATTAG
- the LOC103831217 gene encoding binding partner of ACD11 1 isoform X2, with amino-acid sequence MSAAFIPMDQSQNNILMDSQPTTSSVKTVKISNVSLNVSKKELNEFFSFSGDIHYVEMRSETQETQLAYVTFKDPQGAETAMLLTGAVIADHRVSITPAVNYELPPEALALDSEYSFNGFTVKKAEQVVSTMMERGYAVGKDAMEKAKAFDDKHNLVSNASATIASLDNKMGLSEKLSIGTTVVNEKLREVDERYQVREITKSALAAAEEKAISAGTALMANPYVSSGASWLSNAFGAVTKAVRAENGGEGRKEIVQLDDASPKAPAVVPVNSVDTDFTKPSF; translated from the exons ATGTCG GCTGCTTTCATTCCTATGGATCAATCTCAGAACAACATTCTCATGGATTCCCAGCCTACTACTTCCTCT GTGAAAACTGTGAAGATTAGCAATGTTTCACTCAATGTCTCCAAGAAAGAACTCAACGAGTTCTTTTCTTTCTCTGGGGACATTCACTACGTGGAGATGCGAAG TGAGACGCAAGAAACTCAGCTTGCTTATGTTACTTTCAAGGATCCCCAAGGAGCAGAGACTGCTATGCTCTTAACG GGAGCTGTCATTGCTGATCATCGTGTCAGTATTACTCCTGCTGTTAACTACGAGCTGCCACCAGAAGCCCTTGCACTTGACTCG GAATATTCATTCAATGGCTTCACTGTCAAGAAAGCTGAACAAGTGGTCAGCACCATGATGGAAAGAGGTTACGCTGTCGGCAAAGACGCCATGGAGAAAGCCAAAGCCTTTGACGACAAACACAACCTGGTCTCAAACGCTTCAGCAACCATCGCTTCCCTCGACAACAAGATGGGTTTGAGCGAGAAGCTAAGCATAGGAACTACCGTGGTGAACGAGAAGCTGAGAGAGGTTGACGAGCGGTATCAAGTGAGGGAGATCACAAAATCCGCTTTAGCAGCTGCTGAGGAGAAAGCGATCAGCGCAGGAACGGCTTTGATGGCGAATCCTTACGTGTCAAGCGGAGCTTCGTGGCTATCGAACGCCTTTGGTGCAGTGACAAAGGCCGTTAGGGCTGAGAATGGAGGAGAGGGTAGAAAGGAGATTGTCCAACTTGATGACGCTTCACCTAAAGCTCCTGCTGTTGTTCCTGTTAACTCGGTGGACACAGACTTCACCAAACCAAGTTTCTAA
- the LOC103831217 gene encoding binding partner of ACD11 1 isoform X1 translates to MSAAFIPMDQSQNNILMDSQPTTSSVKTVKISNVSLNVSKKELNEFFSFSGDIHYVEMRSETQETQLAYVTFKDPQGAETAMLLTGAVIADHRVSITPAVNYELPPEALALDSQEYSFNGFTVKKAEQVVSTMMERGYAVGKDAMEKAKAFDDKHNLVSNASATIASLDNKMGLSEKLSIGTTVVNEKLREVDERYQVREITKSALAAAEEKAISAGTALMANPYVSSGASWLSNAFGAVTKAVRAENGGEGRKEIVQLDDASPKAPAVVPVNSVDTDFTKPSF, encoded by the exons ATGTCG GCTGCTTTCATTCCTATGGATCAATCTCAGAACAACATTCTCATGGATTCCCAGCCTACTACTTCCTCT GTGAAAACTGTGAAGATTAGCAATGTTTCACTCAATGTCTCCAAGAAAGAACTCAACGAGTTCTTTTCTTTCTCTGGGGACATTCACTACGTGGAGATGCGAAG TGAGACGCAAGAAACTCAGCTTGCTTATGTTACTTTCAAGGATCCCCAAGGAGCAGAGACTGCTATGCTCTTAACG GGAGCTGTCATTGCTGATCATCGTGTCAGTATTACTCCTGCTGTTAACTACGAGCTGCCACCAGAAGCCCTTGCACTTGACTCG CAGGAATATTCATTCAATGGCTTCACTGTCAAGAAAGCTGAACAAGTGGTCAGCACCATGATGGAAAGAGGTTACGCTGTCGGCAAAGACGCCATGGAGAAAGCCAAAGCCTTTGACGACAAACACAACCTGGTCTCAAACGCTTCAGCAACCATCGCTTCCCTCGACAACAAGATGGGTTTGAGCGAGAAGCTAAGCATAGGAACTACCGTGGTGAACGAGAAGCTGAGAGAGGTTGACGAGCGGTATCAAGTGAGGGAGATCACAAAATCCGCTTTAGCAGCTGCTGAGGAGAAAGCGATCAGCGCAGGAACGGCTTTGATGGCGAATCCTTACGTGTCAAGCGGAGCTTCGTGGCTATCGAACGCCTTTGGTGCAGTGACAAAGGCCGTTAGGGCTGAGAATGGAGGAGAGGGTAGAAAGGAGATTGTCCAACTTGATGACGCTTCACCTAAAGCTCCTGCTGTTGTTCCTGTTAACTCGGTGGACACAGACTTCACCAAACCAAGTTTCTAA
- the LOC103831216 gene encoding ABC transporter I family member 17 produces MPLLVSGESDGVLREHLLDVEALSGQEPKIRVRDLTRVSDDGSLILKGVSMDIPKGMIVGVIGPSGSGKSTFLRSLNRLWEPPATTVFLDGVDITNIDVITLRRRVGMLFQLPVLFEGTVADNVRYGPNLRGEKLSDQDVYKLLTFADLDASFAKKTGSELSVGQAQRVALARTLANEPEVLLLDEPTSALDPISTENIEDVIVKLKKQRGITTVIVSHSIKQIQRVADIVCLVVDGEIVEVLKPDELSQATHPMARRFLQLSS; encoded by the exons ATGCCACTACTCGTGTCTGGTGAATCCGATGGCGTGTTGCGAGAGCATCTCCTGGACGTGGAAGCTCTGTCCGGTCAAGAACCGAAGATACGTGTAAGAGACCTGACCCGAGTCTCCGATGACGGATCTCTGATTCTGAAAGGAGTGTCCATGGATATACCCAAAGGGATGATCGTTGGTGTGATCGGTCCAAGCGGAAGCGGAAAGTCAACGTTTTTGAGATCTCTTAACCGTCTCTGGGAGCCTCCGGCGACGACTGTTTTCTTGGACGGCGTAGACATTACGAACATCGACGTCATCACTCTCCGCCGTAGAGTCGGCATGCTTTTCCAGCTTCCCGTTCTCTTTGAAG GGACCGTTGCTGATAATGTGAGATATGGTCCGAACTTGAGAGGGGAGAAGCTAAGTGACCAAGATGTTTACAAGCTGCTGACTTTTGCAGATCTTGATGCTTCTTTTGCAAAGAAGACCGGGTCAGAGTTATCCGTTGGCCAAGCGCAACGAGTAGCACTTGCAAGGACTCTAGCCAACGAGCCTGAGGTGCTGCTTCTCGATGAGCCAACAAGCGCTTTGGATCCCATATCGACAGAGAACATCGAGGATGTTATAGTGAAGCTGAAGAAGCAGAGAGGGATCACAACTGTGATTGTCTCTCACAGTATCAAGCAGATCCAGCGAGTTGCGGATATCGTCTGTCTTGTTGTTGATGGTGAGATTGTTGAAGTTCTTAAACCTGATGAGCTTTCTCAAGCTACGCATCCAATGGCAAGGAGGTTTCTTCAACTCAGTTCTTAA
- the LOC103831218 gene encoding heat stress transcription factor A-8, whose product MVKSSSDRVDSSSPSSSVAPFLRKCYEMVDDSSTDSIISWSTNGDNSFVISDTTVFSAQLLPKYFKHSNLSSFIRQLNIYGFRKVDADRCEFANDWFVRGQKELLKNVIRRKNVQSTSEHQSKTTATDASSQEEKSGESELWKEVDILKGDKKALAQELVKVRQYQESTDTKMLHLEDRVQGMEESQQEMLSFLVMVMQNPSLLVQLLQPKENNWRKAEGGGAKILDEVTDEGETNSKGLPLVTYQAPSEGTTKSSSNEMNDFLRNADMLKFCLDENRVPLIIPDLYDDGAWEKLLLLSPSKKKKNKMQEKNVKKGIDDVTLEEKEEDEDGGRMELDKSLALELIEEEMEKADDFDFDIGQLTPERSKNLEILTQHMRLLASDQ is encoded by the exons ATGGTCAAATCGTCGTCGGACCGTGTTGATTCTTCGTCTCCGTCTTCTTCAGTGGCGCCGTTCCTGAGGAAATGCTACGAGATGGTCGACGATTCCTCAACCGATTCCATCATCTCGTGGAGTACTAACGGAGACAACAGCTTCGTTATCTCGGACACGACCGTCTTCTCCGCTCAGCTCTTGCCCAAATACTTCAAACACAGCAACCTCTCCAGCTTCATCCGTCAGCTCAATATCTAC gGTTTTAGGAAAGTTGATGCAGATCGTTGCGAGTTTGCTAATGACTGGTTTGTGAGAGGACAAAAGGAGTTGCTAAAGAATGTTATACGGAGGAAGAATGTTCAGAGTACTAGTGAGCATCAGAGCAAAACTACAGCAACTGATGCTTCTTCTCAGGAAGAAAAGTCTGGGGAGAGTGAACTGTGGAAAGAAGTTGATATTTTGAAAGGGGATAAGAAGGCATTAGCGCAGGAGCTGGTGAAAGTTAGGCAGTACCAGGAGAGTACGGATACTAAGATGTTGCACTTGGAAGACAGGGTTCAAGGGATGGAAGAGAGTCAGCAAGAGATGCTTTCGTTTTTGGTTATGGTTATGCAGAATCCAAGTCTGTTGGTTCAGTTGCTTCAGCCTAAGGAGAATAACTGGAGAAAGGCGGAAGGAGGAGGAGCGAAGATTTTGGATGAAGTGACTGATGAAGGAGAAACAAACTCAAAGGGTCTTCCTTTGGTAACGTACCAGGCACCATCTGAGGGAACAACAAAGTCAAGCTCGAACGAGATGAATGATTTCTTGAGAAATGCGGATATGTTGAAGTTTTGCTTGGATGAGAATCGTGTACCGTTGATCATACCTGATTTGTATGATGATGGGGCTTGGGAGAAGCTTTTGTTGTTGAGCccttcaaagaagaagaagaataagatgCAGGAGAAGAATGTGAAGAAGGGAATTGATGATGTGACATtggaggagaaggaggaggatGAAGATGGAGGAAGAATGGAACTAGACAAGAGTCTTGCCCTGGAGCTGATAGAAGAAGAAATGGAGAAAGCAGATGACTTTGATTTTGATATTGGACAGCTTACTCCAGAGAGGTCTAAGAATCTTGAGATTCTGACACAGCATATGAGATTGCTGGCTTCAGATCAGTAG